The following proteins are encoded in a genomic region of bacterium:
- a CDS encoding PIG-L family deacetylase, which yields MNRSIMVVGAHADDVEINAGGTLAKYREQGYEVIYVMSTNNMSGHVHELLSDGSVRGTPETTLPMMARRKRECDEAARALGTTPIHLDHPQRHYYGGPGNENAEVRYGCAQPAGVLANVPTILTAYEDATSVKRLADLIVEKNPECVLTHGVSQMNIEHYATSLLTTMSYWQAVERGVRGSLLHWREAHTRLGEFNCRWETFVDCTRFLGRKMELIGLHRCQMPKAHLPDSGHRLLSVNWGGACGCGAAEVFTWVRHADYRDDQGLNHPPLTLELIQNSK from the coding sequence ATGAACAGAAGTATTATGGTGGTCGGTGCGCATGCAGATGATGTCGAGATTAACGCGGGAGGCACCCTCGCCAAGTATCGCGAACAGGGGTATGAGGTCATCTACGTCATGTCCACCAACAACATGTCCGGCCACGTCCATGAGCTTTTAAGCGACGGCAGTGTCCGTGGCACGCCTGAAACAACCCTGCCCATGATGGCGCGCCGCAAGCGCGAATGCGATGAGGCGGCCCGTGCGTTGGGCACCACCCCGATTCATCTGGACCATCCCCAGCGTCACTACTACGGCGGCCCTGGAAACGAAAATGCCGAGGTGCGCTATGGGTGCGCCCAGCCGGCCGGAGTCCTGGCGAACGTGCCGACCATTTTGACCGCGTATGAGGACGCCACCAGTGTGAAGCGGTTGGCGGATCTCATCGTTGAAAAAAATCCCGAGTGCGTTCTGACGCATGGGGTGAGTCAGATGAATATCGAACACTACGCGACATCGCTGCTGACGACCATGAGCTATTGGCAGGCTGTTGAACGCGGCGTACGCGGCTCCTTATTGCACTGGCGCGAGGCGCACACCCGGCTAGGTGAGTTCAACTGTCGCTGGGAGACCTTCGTGGACTGCACGCGCTTTTTGGGCCGGAAGATGGAGTTGATCGGACTGCACCGCTGCCAGATGCCTAAAGCCCATTTGCCGGACTCCGGACATCGGCTGCTATCAGTGAACTGGGGCGGGGCCTGCGGCTGCGGTGCGGCCGAAGTGTTTACCTGGGTTCGGCATGCCGACTATCGGGATGACCAGGGCTTGAATCATCCGCCCCTGACCCTTGAATTGATCCAGAATTCAAAATAG
- a CDS encoding M15 family metallopeptidase, translating to MKSECNDEEARRAYWSTQMDAAYAFMGKMLEYPVEECGESLVSLKEAVAAEGLAVEFSQSLIAGQDARLFYLRSGLIPDFLAVAREMNERGWMLKVEDGFRSREMQRHIALHETVLDLVLQKVIWETRGTIPDPVFLFQRLTCLIATYPKIGTHMSGSAIDISVLRASDHSEVGRGAPYLEMSELTPMESPFVNAEAARNREAISELMRHHGFIPYPQEFWHYSKGDAYAESLTASGRPARYGAVDFDSSTGRVSPILNPCEPLHSMNDIRRHIALALDRVKLRAEKIR from the coding sequence ATGAAAAGTGAATGCAACGATGAAGAGGCGAGGCGCGCATACTGGTCAACGCAGATGGACGCGGCCTACGCCTTTATGGGTAAGATGCTTGAGTACCCCGTTGAGGAGTGTGGGGAATCATTGGTCTCCCTGAAGGAGGCCGTCGCTGCTGAAGGACTGGCCGTGGAGTTTTCGCAGTCCCTGATCGCCGGTCAGGACGCGCGTTTATTCTATCTGAGGTCGGGGTTGATTCCCGATTTTCTGGCCGTGGCAAGGGAGATGAACGAGCGGGGTTGGATGCTCAAGGTGGAAGACGGGTTCCGGTCAAGGGAGATGCAGCGTCATATCGCGTTGCACGAAACTGTTCTTGATCTCGTCCTGCAGAAGGTTATCTGGGAAACTCGTGGCACGATTCCGGACCCGGTATTCCTGTTTCAGCGACTGACCTGCTTGATTGCGACATACCCGAAAATTGGTACCCACATGTCTGGTAGTGCAATCGATATTTCGGTTTTAAGGGCGTCGGATCATTCGGAAGTCGGTCGCGGTGCCCCTTATCTCGAAATGTCCGAATTAACTCCGATGGAGTCTCCTTTTGTCAACGCGGAGGCTGCCCGAAACCGGGAGGCCATCAGCGAGTTGATGCGTCACCATGGGTTCATTCCCTATCCCCAGGAATTCTGGCATTACAGCAAGGGGGATGCTTACGCTGAGTCCTTAACTGCTTCAGGGCGCCCTGCACGGTATGGCGCGGTTGATTTTGACTCGTCCACTGGGCGAGTCAGCCCGATTCTGAATCCCTGTGAGCCTTTGCACTCGATGAATGATATCCGGAGACATATCGCGTTAGCGCTCGACCGCGTGAAATTGCGGGCTGAAAAGATCAGGTAA
- a CDS encoding creatininase family protein yields MKKVVLFEMCQEDLKGRSFEVAVLPIGATEVHARHLPFGNDALHAAELAKRAAERATEQGAGILVLPTIPFGCSPDVMPYPYTVSVQPTTLFKLFEDLIVSLRAHGIRKFLILNGHGGNNGTLEAISREFYGKHDAFITTVNWWMTVGDIVAQVQETDELSHADEIETSESLELCPALVRMEVAEKTRTNPTQLPTLVKYGGGILRPWDLYTTNGGVGDPTMATREKGRKIVTVAVERIAEILVELAKAKHEGRFLY; encoded by the coding sequence ATGAAAAAAGTGGTGTTGTTTGAGATGTGTCAGGAGGATTTAAAAGGACGCTCGTTTGAAGTCGCGGTGCTGCCGATAGGCGCTACGGAGGTTCATGCCCGGCATCTGCCGTTCGGGAATGACGCCCTTCACGCGGCGGAACTGGCGAAGCGGGCGGCGGAACGGGCCACGGAGCAGGGGGCGGGGATCCTCGTGTTGCCGACCATTCCGTTCGGGTGCAGTCCGGATGTGATGCCTTACCCCTATACGGTTAGCGTCCAGCCAACGACACTGTTTAAACTGTTCGAAGACCTGATCGTGTCACTGAGGGCCCATGGAATCCGCAAGTTCCTGATCCTGAATGGACACGGCGGCAACAACGGCACGCTCGAGGCGATCTCCCGCGAATTCTACGGAAAACACGACGCGTTCATTACCACGGTCAACTGGTGGATGACGGTGGGTGATATTGTGGCGCAGGTACAGGAAACCGATGAACTCTCCCATGCCGATGAGATTGAAACGTCCGAGTCTCTGGAATTATGCCCTGCCCTGGTGCGTATGGAGGTCGCCGAGAAGACCCGGACCAATCCCACGCAGCTTCCAACGTTGGTCAAGTACGGGGGCGGCATCTTGCGTCCCTGGGATCTGTATACAACGAATGGCGGAGTGGGTGACCCGACGATGGCGACCAGGGAAAAAGGCCGGAAAATCGTTACTGTCGCCGTGGAGCGGATCGCCGAGATCCTGGTCGAACTGGCGAAGGCCAAACATGAGGGACGATTTCTTTACTGA
- a CDS encoding AGE family epimerase/isomerase → MSVSENQSRRKIDQAERAILSGHLKSVEDHLFNGIIPFWFQRARDTQYGGFLTNSDEQGRLLPTPEKYANTQCRLIWWFSTLHRRFPDLAQAAEFASGGVDFLIKHFWDEKYGGFFWKVQRDGAPLDSAKIVYGQSFCIYALSEYYLATRDPRGLDYASRTFDCLQKYAADTLRGGYYENLTQEWAPEAKGFAGGDRKGLDTHMHLMESFTTLAAASGEAIHRRKLLEVTDLITTRMIDPVTGCGLNQFDLAFKSLPAIAIKRTWNGERQGEQPANPVDTTSYGHNLELEFLMRLALKTAQVEAGSYQAPLRRLLDHAVQHGVDWEFGGIYRDGLRATGEAIVKEKEFWQHSESLVGFLDGYEAFGDRRYLDAFSKIWEFARDYMIVKGVGEWRTLLDRQGKPIDANIGNPWKVSYHTGRAMVESRERMMRLLA, encoded by the coding sequence ATGTCTGTATCTGAAAATCAGTCGCGCCGTAAAATCGATCAGGCTGAGCGTGCGATCCTGTCAGGACACCTGAAGTCCGTTGAGGACCATTTGTTCAATGGCATTATCCCGTTCTGGTTCCAGCGCGCCCGGGACACGCAATATGGCGGATTTCTCACAAACTCAGATGAGCAGGGGCGGCTCCTGCCGACTCCGGAGAAATACGCCAATACCCAATGCCGGCTGATCTGGTGGTTCTCAACCTTGCACCGGCGCTTTCCTGATCTGGCTCAGGCGGCCGAATTTGCCTCCGGGGGAGTTGATTTCCTGATCAAGCACTTCTGGGATGAAAAATACGGCGGCTTTTTTTGGAAGGTGCAACGGGATGGGGCGCCTCTTGACAGCGCCAAGATTGTCTACGGTCAGAGTTTCTGCATCTACGCGTTGAGCGAATATTATCTGGCGACTCGCGATCCGCGTGGCTTGGACTATGCCTCCCGCACCTTTGATTGCCTTCAGAAATATGCCGCTGACACCCTGCGGGGGGGGTACTATGAAAACCTCACGCAGGAGTGGGCCCCGGAAGCCAAAGGGTTTGCCGGCGGCGACCGCAAGGGGCTGGATACCCATATGCACCTGATGGAGTCGTTCACCACGCTGGCGGCCGCCAGCGGGGAGGCGATTCATCGCCGTAAATTGCTGGAAGTGACCGATCTGATCACCACCCGGATGATTGATCCCGTTACCGGGTGTGGTCTGAACCAGTTTGATCTGGCCTTCAAGTCCCTTCCTGCGATTGCCATCAAACGAACCTGGAATGGCGAGCGACAGGGGGAGCAGCCGGCCAATCCCGTGGATACCACCTCGTATGGTCACAATCTGGAGCTGGAGTTTCTGATGCGGCTGGCCCTTAAGACGGCGCAGGTCGAGGCCGGGTCCTATCAGGCCCCGCTCCGGCGTTTGCTCGATCATGCCGTTCAGCACGGGGTCGACTGGGAATTTGGGGGCATCTACCGCGATGGCCTGCGTGCGACCGGTGAGGCGATTGTCAAAGAGAAGGAGTTCTGGCAGCACAGCGAGTCGCTGGTCGGTTTTCTGGATGGCTACGAGGCGTTCGGCGACCGTCGCTACCTCGACGCATTCAGCAAAATCTGGGAATTCGCAAGGGATTACATGATCGTCAAGGGCGTCGGCGAATGGCGGACATTGCTCGATCGGCAGGGAAAACCCATCGATGCAAATATCGGTAATCCCTGGAAGGTCTCCTATCATACCGGTCGGGCAATGGTGGAGAGCCGGGAACGAATGATGCGGTTGTTGGCCTGA
- a CDS encoding aminopeptidase P family N-terminal domain-containing protein has product MNISKISIPEFGVPREIPLIPATVYAARLVQVRARMRAAGLDCLLVYADREHSANISYCTGFDPRFEEALFVLTAEGQASLCVGNECVNVVSELPIPADILLCQEFSLMGQDRSISWDLKPVLGKAGLRAGMRCGIAGWKSLRADRLETPSYIVELVTELCGSRPVNANDLFMHPRDGLRIHNEPEQIAFFEYAATRTSASVLNVLKALEPGKRCFELARQFDDGGLPHSCHPMLACGKTIPNGMASPGNGKVQKGQYLTCAFGIWGALTCRAGVVTSDPSEFISGKKQEAFKLIENYLAAVRAWYGALDVGVSAGEVWAATDSARDKSLYTFCVNPGHYLHLDEWVSSPFWKGSDIPLASGSVLQADIIPVSLKGPISVNMEDGLMLADASLRAELEKSQPALYRRCQARRQFMIEVLGYRLSESVLPLGNIPGAYFPCLLDTSLVYCK; this is encoded by the coding sequence ATGAATATCTCCAAAATATCGATTCCGGAGTTTGGTGTTCCCCGGGAAATTCCGCTGATTCCGGCCACGGTTTACGCCGCACGGTTGGTGCAAGTGCGTGCCCGGATGCGGGCGGCGGGACTGGATTGTCTGCTGGTGTATGCGGACCGTGAGCATAGCGCAAACATCTCCTACTGCACCGGGTTCGATCCGCGGTTTGAGGAGGCTCTTTTTGTGCTTACGGCCGAGGGGCAGGCCTCCTTGTGTGTGGGAAACGAATGCGTGAATGTCGTGTCCGAACTTCCCATTCCTGCCGACATCCTGCTTTGCCAGGAATTCAGCCTGATGGGGCAGGACCGGTCAATCTCCTGGGATTTGAAGCCGGTCCTCGGCAAGGCGGGCCTCCGCGCCGGAATGCGCTGCGGGATCGCCGGTTGGAAGTCACTCCGGGCCGACCGCCTTGAAACCCCTTCCTATATCGTGGAACTCGTGACGGAGCTTTGCGGGTCACGCCCGGTAAATGCCAACGACCTGTTCATGCATCCGCGCGATGGCCTGCGAATCCACAATGAACCTGAGCAGATCGCTTTTTTTGAATATGCGGCCACGCGGACGTCGGCCTCGGTTCTGAACGTCTTGAAGGCCCTGGAGCCGGGGAAACGTTGCTTTGAACTCGCCAGGCAGTTTGATGATGGCGGCCTGCCTCATTCGTGTCATCCCATGCTGGCGTGTGGCAAGACGATTCCGAATGGAATGGCATCACCCGGTAACGGCAAGGTTCAGAAGGGGCAGTATCTCACCTGTGCCTTTGGGATCTGGGGTGCGCTCACCTGTCGGGCCGGCGTGGTGACGTCCGATCCGTCTGAATTCATATCGGGGAAAAAACAGGAGGCCTTCAAGCTCATTGAAAACTATCTGGCCGCCGTACGGGCATGGTATGGGGCCCTGGATGTCGGGGTTTCTGCAGGAGAGGTCTGGGCGGCGACCGATAGTGCCCGGGATAAGTCTTTGTACACATTTTGTGTGAATCCGGGGCATTACCTCCATCTGGATGAGTGGGTGAGTTCCCCCTTCTGGAAGGGATCTGATATTCCACTGGCTTCCGGCAGTGTCCTTCAGGCGGATATCATTCCCGTCTCCCTCAAGGGCCCCATCAGTGTCAATATGGAAGACGGCCTAATGCTGGCGGATGCGTCTCTCCGTGCGGAACTGGAGAAGAGCCAGCCTGCCTTGTACCGTCGCTGTCAGGCGCGGCGGCAATTCATGATAGAGGTTCTGGGCTATCGGTTGAGCGAGTCGGTGTTGCCTCTGGGCAATATCCCCGGGGCGTATTTCCCCTGTCTGCTGGATACCAGTTTGGTTTATTGCAAGTAA
- a CDS encoding GDSL-type esterase/lipase family protein — MSVLAVSLAAVCLAQEPQARPAYTGPFPLRDGDTWVLLGDSVTARHQHVNYIEAFCYARFPAMTFHFRNSGVGGDTVPKAMARFDWDVAPWKPTVVSVELGLNDGFYTEYRTNMIALVERIKGVGARPVLFTPHPLIDGVYLASIKKGGMKDKVEGNSTALGVIATEQGLAFADQFHTLVDVWAKNFPVQSVHYAASVARDVLEKQKELPGREHLQQWLDIWAKSEMAASGTDLGIDYVHPGPAGNLTMEAALLKGLNAPGLVSKATLEATGKVGELIQCQVNNVVVEKNGGLSFDRLDTCLPMPIPDNARGGLIVYPAVADLSQWILTVKGLKGGSYRVDIDGTNVTTVATRDLEKGWNMGLLDKGPVANQCQQILSLVGAKESLVTAWRQNYGILIKNPAATFAASATPEKLSQQALEADAKIRAAAQPKSHRFTLIPVEQQ, encoded by the coding sequence ATGTCAGTTCTAGCGGTGTCATTGGCGGCAGTCTGTTTGGCGCAGGAGCCTCAGGCCAGGCCAGCGTATACCGGGCCATTTCCTCTTCGAGATGGGGATACCTGGGTGCTACTGGGTGATTCGGTGACGGCTCGTCACCAGCACGTCAACTATATTGAAGCGTTCTGCTACGCCCGATTTCCCGCCATGACATTCCATTTCCGCAATTCGGGTGTTGGCGGCGATACGGTTCCAAAGGCCATGGCCCGGTTTGATTGGGATGTGGCCCCCTGGAAGCCGACGGTGGTCAGCGTGGAACTGGGATTGAATGACGGGTTCTACACGGAGTATCGTACCAATATGATCGCGCTCGTGGAACGTATCAAGGGGGTTGGGGCACGTCCGGTTCTGTTCACACCGCATCCGCTGATTGATGGGGTGTATCTGGCCTCCATCAAGAAGGGCGGCATGAAAGATAAAGTGGAGGGGAATTCAACCGCATTGGGCGTGATCGCGACGGAACAAGGCCTGGCGTTTGCCGATCAATTTCATACTTTGGTGGATGTGTGGGCGAAAAACTTTCCCGTTCAAAGCGTTCATTATGCGGCCAGCGTGGCCCGTGATGTGCTTGAAAAACAGAAGGAGTTGCCTGGCCGGGAACATCTCCAGCAGTGGCTGGATATCTGGGCTAAAAGCGAGATGGCCGCAAGTGGTACAGATCTGGGGATTGACTATGTGCATCCCGGACCGGCAGGGAATCTGACGATGGAGGCGGCTTTATTGAAAGGGCTCAACGCGCCCGGTCTGGTCAGCAAGGCGACGTTGGAGGCCACGGGCAAAGTCGGTGAGTTGATTCAGTGTCAGGTGAACAACGTGGTGGTCGAGAAGAATGGCGGCTTATCATTTGACCGTCTGGATACGTGCCTGCCCATGCCTATTCCCGATAATGCGCGCGGCGGGTTAATTGTCTACCCCGCCGTGGCGGATCTCAGTCAGTGGATTCTGACCGTCAAAGGGCTTAAGGGTGGTTCCTATCGGGTGGATATCGATGGGACCAATGTGACGACGGTGGCAACCCGCGACTTGGAAAAAGGGTGGAATATGGGGCTTCTGGATAAGGGCCCGGTAGCCAATCAATGTCAGCAGATTCTGAGTCTGGTGGGCGCGAAAGAGAGTTTGGTCACAGCCTGGCGCCAGAATTACGGGATTCTAATTAAAAATCCCGCCGCCACCTTTGCGGCTTCTGCGACGCCTGAAAAATTGAGTCAGCAGGCACTGGAAGCCGATGCCAAGATCCGGGCGGCGGCCCAGCCGAAGTCTCACCGATTCACCCTCATCCCGGTTGAACAGCAATAA